The DNA region TTTCATTCAAAGTGAAAAGACAACACAAGAAGTGGGGCGACCTTCGGATTCCACCTTGTTAAGGCATGAgtgttattctttaaaaataatGTAATAAATTATCAAATGCCTAGGAGTGTGGAGTACCTACAATTTTGTTTTTATGTTGCGTTTGTTGGGTCTCCTCTTGTGTTGTGAAAAGACTGATTCAGATATGTCTCTTATAttgttgtatttaacctttattttactaggggTATCATGAAGAAATAACAGCTTAATTTAGCTTATAAAGACATCGTAAGACATGCAATTGGTCTCTGCACAAGTTTACACACTTGTTTTCGAACAGACTTGGTGCCACATTGCTGTTATTTAGCATCTGTAGATTGAAGCATTGCTTTGCtaattctctctctgctccttttcCAGTTTGATGGCGAGGCCGAGCCACAGCGAGCATGTCCTGCAGCAGCTCAACAACCAGCGGGAGTGGGGCTTCCTGTGTGACTGCTGCATCGCCATCGGCGACATCTACTTCCGGGCCCACAAGGCCATGCTGGCTGCCTGCAGCTCCTACTTCCGCATGATGTTCATCCAAGACCAACAGGGGACGGCGCGCATGGACCTCAGCAACATGCAGATTAGTGCGGAGTGCTTCGACCTAATCCTGCAGCTCATGTACTTGGGCCGCATCGTGGTGGGCAGCTACGAGTTCGAGGCGCTCAAGGCCTCAATGGCCTTCCTGCAGATGTACCACATCCCCGACTCCCTGGAGGACCTCGGGGACATCAGAAGCGCCTCAAACCTCACACcgtcctcctctacctcttcctttTCCTCCACCACCTCGCCCAGCTCCTCTTCCTCCGCTGGCCCGGCAATTATCGGCAAAATGATGTTTGGAGTCCGCATGTATGAGCAGCAGAAGCTAGGTGCCCCAGAGATCGAGCCCAAAAGTTTGCCCAAAGTTGCAATTACTGCTGTGCCTGTGCGACCAAGCAATCCTGTCCCAGTCAACAGGCCTCCACTCGTGGTGGAGGATGTGGCACCCCCTTTGGTAGTAGTAGCATCACCGTTTCTAGACAGTGTAGCTGAGCAACCTTGTGACCTGCGCAAGAGGCCCAGCGCCCGGATCGCCACCTTAAAAGAGCGCCCCCGCTTCGGACGCACACACACCTGCGAAGACTGCGGCTTTGTTTTCAGCTGCGAGAAGCTGCTGATTGAGCATATCCTCACCTGCACCAACCGTAAGGCCTTCCAGGTCCCCAGGaccagcacagagacagacaatgATTCCAGCAAGGCGGAGAGCTCGGCCTCTGAGGGGATGGAGGAGCACAGGGTGGTCTGCAAGGCTAGAGGAGATTGGCCGGACCACAAATCCGACTCTAACACGGCGATCAAGTCTGTGGCAACTGGTACGGAAAACGAGCCTGGATCTGCCAGAAATATCACCATCAAGGTGGAGCCTGAAGAAAACGTGGTGTCCGAGATGATGGATGGCATTAAAGTGGTCCAGGTGGGAGATATCAAAGCGAGGCACAGTGCACTCAATGACACTATGAGGGACCCGATTAAATTTGACCAGGAGCCCGAGGCTGGTGTTTCCGTCATGAACAACAGCAACAAGCCATTTGAAGGGCACATGTCCAGCAATGAGGATTCTGGCATACCTGCCAAGATGCACAAGAttaaagaggagaagaaggacgGGGAAAGTTTGCCATGTGAGCTGTGCGGAGAACTTCTCACGGAGGAGTACCAGTCAGCCCACTACATCTCCAGCCACATGGGCCACATCTGTGCCTGTGGGAGGTGTGGCCAGGTCCTAATCAAGGGGTGGCAACTGCAGGAGCATGCTGAGCGCTGTGGCGAACCTCAGAGTGCAGACACTGACTCTCATGGGGAGGAAGGCGACACGCCCCTGCCAGAGGAACTGCAGGCCATGGACGATGGGCTGCTGGAGGGGGGCGACCTGGCCTGCCCCCACTGTGGCCTGCTTTTCCAGAGAGGGAGCCTGGCCTTGGAACACGCTCTGACCTGCCACGAGCAGGAGCTGTTCCGCCCTGTCCTGCTGGAGGATGGCGGTGTCGAGCCTGACCATCGGCGCAAGCATTTCTGTGCCATCTGTGGCAAAGGCTTCTACCAGCGCTGCCACCTGCGGGAGCACTACACCGTCCACACCAAGGAGAAGCAGTTCAGCTGT from Salvelinus sp. IW2-2015 linkage group LG14, ASM291031v2, whole genome shotgun sequence includes:
- the LOC111972974 gene encoding zinc finger and BTB domain-containing protein 1-like, which gives rise to MARPSHSEHVLQQLNNQREWGFLCDCCIAIGDIYFRAHKAMLAACSSYFRMMFIQDQQGTARMDLSNMQISAECFDLILQLMYLGRIVVGSYEFEALKASMAFLQMYHIPDSLEDLGDIRSASNLTPSSSTSSFSSTTSPSSSSSAGPAIIGKMMFGVRMYEQQKLGAPEIEPKSLPKVAITAVPVRPSNPVPVNRPPLVVEDVAPPLVVVASPFLDSVAEQPCDLRKRPSARIATLKERPRFGRTHTCEDCGFVFSCEKLLIEHILTCTNRKAFQVPRTSTETDNDSSKAESSASEGMEEHRVVCKARGDWPDHKSDSNTAIKSVATGTENEPGSARNITIKVEPEENVVSEMMDGIKVVQVGDIKARHSALNDTMRDPIKFDQEPEAGVSVMNNSNKPFEGHMSSNEDSGIPAKMHKIKEEKKDGESLPCELCGELLTEEYQSAHYISSHMGHICACGRCGQVLIKGWQLQEHAERCGEPQSADTDSHGEEGDTPLPEELQAMDDGLLEGGDLACPHCGLLFQRGSLALEHALTCHEQELFRPVLLEDGGVEPDHRRKHFCAICGKGFYQRCHLREHYTVHTKEKQFSCQTCGKQFLRERQLRLHTDMHKGMARYVCPVCDQGTFLKHDHVRHMISHLSAGETICQVCFQIFPSGEHLEKHMDVHLYICGVCGEKFRLRKDMRSHYNSKHTKRLCPA